In the genome of bacterium, one region contains:
- a CDS encoding sigma-54-dependent Fis family transcriptional regulator: MSKEKIIKILLIEDEEFDVRRIEKTIEPLKNRIEILNVVSDGLGAIELLKRQPDAYDVIIMDFQIAGGLRGETLIREIKKIDNTLQIIVVTKMTINVTDFDFANSLLDAGAMWYCTKYPGDIENLIYQPTDFILSIYNAFEKRKLEKEKLSTNRRLDQSVKEILSQRQIIGESKEIKHLRDQVKKYAIHESNVLITGESGTGKELIASNIHYLSPRGFETFLPVNCGSLPEHLIESELFGFEKGSFTGAGKNKPGFFEIADKGTLFLDEITEIPLSVQSTLLRVLQEGEIDKIGRQKKIKVDVRVIAATNKNLKKEVMEKRFREDLYYRLNVISINAPPLRGRVKDIELLVDYYIKMYGQNFKKYNVRVDPKAFRLLYEYTWPGNVRELQNVIQRLLISGDETIKAEDVAAALGIVITQIKEFSGHTFIHETDQVLPLHEVEKEFRKRYFTYVRNKTRSDAEAAGMLGLAPPNYYRMCKELGLK, from the coding sequence CTGATGGGTTAGGGGCAATTGAATTGCTAAAACGCCAACCAGATGCTTATGATGTTATTATAATGGATTTTCAGATAGCTGGAGGCCTCAGAGGAGAAACCCTAATTCGTGAAATTAAAAAAATAGATAATACCTTACAGATTATTGTTGTTACAAAAATGACAATTAATGTAACAGATTTTGACTTTGCCAATAGCTTATTAGATGCAGGAGCAATGTGGTATTGTACAAAATACCCTGGAGACATTGAAAATCTCATATATCAGCCCACGGATTTTATTTTAAGTATTTATAATGCTTTTGAAAAAAGGAAACTTGAAAAGGAAAAACTTAGTACAAACCGAAGGTTGGATCAATCAGTAAAGGAAATACTTTCCCAACGGCAGATAATTGGTGAATCAAAAGAAATAAAACATCTGAGGGATCAGGTTAAGAAGTATGCAATTCATGAAAGCAACGTACTGATCACTGGTGAATCAGGTACAGGCAAAGAACTTATTGCCAGCAATATTCATTATCTAAGCCCGAGGGGATTCGAAACTTTTTTGCCAGTAAACTGCGGCAGTTTACCTGAACATCTTATTGAGAGTGAACTTTTTGGCTTTGAAAAAGGGTCGTTTACTGGAGCGGGGAAAAATAAGCCGGGATTTTTTGAGATTGCTGATAAGGGAACACTCTTCCTGGATGAAATAACTGAAATCCCTTTGTCAGTACAATCAACTCTGCTTAGAGTTTTGCAAGAGGGTGAAATTGATAAGATAGGCCGCCAGAAAAAAATCAAGGTTGATGTGCGTGTAATTGCTGCAACCAATAAAAACTTAAAGAAAGAAGTAATGGAGAAACGTTTTAGGGAGGATTTGTATTACAGATTAAATGTTATATCTATAAATGCTCCGCCATTACGAGGAAGGGTTAAAGATATAGAACTGCTTGTTGATTATTATATCAAAATGTACGGTCAAAATTTTAAAAAATATAATGTTCGGGTTGATCCAAAGGCCTTCAGATTATTGTATGAATACACATGGCCGGGAAATGTTAGGGAACTACAAAATGTTATACAGAGATTGTTGATCTCAGGGGATGAAACAATAAAAGCTGAGGATGTTGCTGCAGCTCTTGGAATTGTGATTACACAAATAAAAGAGTTCTCCGGCCATACGTTTATTCATGAGACTGATCAGGTTCTTCCTTTACATGAAGTAGAAAAAGAATTCAGGAAGCGATACTTCACTTATGTAAGAAATAAAACGAGATCAGATGCTGAAGCAGCCGGAATGCTTGGATTGGCTCCACCTAATTATTATCGTATGTGTAAAGAACTGGGATTGAAATAG
- a CDS encoding cellulase family glycosylhydrolase — translation MKFSILNNEVDLKRTYVIIVAILILCVVSKGITQYLHTEGKKLVTGQGEEILLRGIGLGGWLVPEGYQLHIPGFGSPSAIREKIQELIGEQETDEFYSHYRANYVNKKDIEKIALWGFNSIRIPFNYRLLSPADQPGVYLEQGFAIIDSLLHWCTQYQIYLILDMHCAPGGQNKDNISDSDGEEARLWTDETNQIRTIEIWKKIAERYKNEIWIGGYDIINEPVLPAGIPATDLRKFYMSVVQEIRKVDANHIVFIEGNWYATDFTSLTPPFDGNMVYSFHKYWNENTTSSIQSYLSLRNQYSVPLWLGESGENSNTWFHDCVQLMEKNNISWCWWTHKKVATITSPYSAVIPSEYQRILDYWNGMSSRPSKEKAVAGFSALAENLKLENCEFHAGVLEALFNNDFGVHSKPFSSFKIPGVIPAEQYDFGSFGVSYNDSDYQNTNGPGSSSWNKGWTFRNDGVDIE, via the coding sequence ATGAAATTTTCTATATTAAATAATGAGGTTGATTTGAAAAGAACATACGTGATAATTGTTGCGATTTTAATATTGTGTGTTGTCTCAAAGGGAATAACCCAGTACCTGCATACTGAGGGGAAAAAACTTGTAACCGGACAGGGAGAGGAGATTTTACTCAGAGGAATTGGACTGGGAGGGTGGTTGGTACCTGAAGGGTATCAGTTACATATTCCAGGATTTGGATCGCCTTCAGCAATTAGAGAAAAAATCCAAGAGCTTATTGGTGAGCAGGAAACAGATGAATTTTACAGTCATTACAGAGCAAATTATGTAAATAAAAAAGATATTGAAAAAATAGCGTTATGGGGATTTAATTCAATACGCATTCCTTTTAATTACAGGTTATTGTCACCAGCGGATCAGCCAGGAGTGTATCTGGAACAAGGATTTGCAATTATTGACAGTCTTCTACATTGGTGTACACAGTATCAAATATACCTTATTCTTGACATGCATTGTGCTCCAGGCGGACAGAACAAGGATAATATAAGTGATTCAGATGGAGAAGAAGCGAGGCTTTGGACAGATGAGACAAATCAAATTCGAACTATTGAAATCTGGAAAAAGATCGCAGAAAGGTATAAGAACGAAATTTGGATTGGCGGATATGATATAATAAATGAACCTGTTTTGCCCGCCGGTATTCCTGCAACAGATTTAAGGAAATTCTACATGTCGGTTGTTCAGGAAATCCGAAAGGTGGATGCAAATCATATTGTTTTTATTGAGGGTAATTGGTATGCCACAGATTTTACATCTTTGACTCCGCCTTTTGATGGGAACATGGTTTACAGTTTTCATAAATATTGGAATGAAAATACTACAAGTTCAATTCAATCATATTTATCGTTAAGAAATCAGTACAGCGTACCTCTTTGGCTTGGTGAGTCAGGAGAAAATTCCAATACATGGTTTCATGATTGTGTTCAGCTGATGGAAAAGAATAACATCAGCTGGTGCTGGTGGACTCATAAAAAAGTCGCAACAATTACAAGCCCTTATTCGGCTGTGATACCTTCAGAGTACCAAAGGATACTTGATTACTGGAACGGTATGTCTTCTCGTCCTTCAAAGGAAAAGGCAGTTGCAGGGTTTTCTGCGTTGGCAGAAAATCTAAAACTGGAAAATTGTGAATTTCATGCAGGTGTATTAGAGGCACTGTTCAATAATGATTTTGGCGTTCATTCTAAACCTTTTTCTTCGTTTAAGATTCCTGGTGTCATTCCGGCAGAGCAGTATGACTTTGGTTCCTTCGGAGTTTCATACAATGATTCAGACTACCAAAATACCAATGGTCCTGGGAGCAGTAGTTGGAACAAAGGGTGGACATTTCGAAACGATGGAGTTGATATTGAATT